In Quercus robur chromosome 10, dhQueRobu3.1, whole genome shotgun sequence, a genomic segment contains:
- the LOC126702160 gene encoding probable inactive poly [ADP-ribose] polymerase SRO5 yields MEYSNVVNQSLLPSTEEISNTRDSSPHGLSETSSSYTSASSEKLKSDDMGVEDSLSESLSDEEEPSVSDSESAVSCASYEQFRLFDEGLGLVKLDEGEKVYDIIKRKFMMSFERLGVQASVVSIHKHVYLGVKEQARLNSFQIYAKAVENKCGGNASIKYSWFGGSKEDITKIVSYGFGLNEMSQNNGLYGSGVYLTPDSSPLESACNSPVDKDGLRHLLLTRVIMGKSEVVSIGSEQCQPSSEEFDSGMDNLQTPTKYIVWSTHMNTHTLPEYIVSFRAPPSLAGFVRTKRQPCEPTSPWMPFPVLISELSKFLPTQSVSLIRKHHEAHKERKLSRNELIQRLRHLAGDRLLIAIIKSFRTKQLKARTGLK; encoded by the exons ATGGAATATAGCAATGTTGTTAATCAAAGTTTGTTACCGTCAACCGAAGAAATTTCAAACACACGTGATTCATCTCCACATGGGCTTTCGGAGACTTCATCCTCGTACACTTCAGCCTCGTCGGAAAAACTAAAATCCGACGACATGGGTGTCGAGGATTCACTCTCCGAGAGCCTCTCCGATGAAGAAGAACCGTCGGTTTCCGACAGCGAGAGTGCCGTGTCCTGCGCCAGTTACGAGCAGTTTCGTCTGTTCGACGAAGGTTTGGGATTGGTAAAGCTTGACGAAGGCGAAAAGGTTTACGACATCATCAAGAGAAAATTCATGATGAGTTTTGAGAGGCTTGGAGTGCAAGCAAGCGTGGTGAGCATTCACAAGCATGTTTACTTGGGCGTGAAGGAACAAGCGAGGTTGAATTCGTTTCAGATTTACGCTAAGGCGGTTGAGAACAAATGTGGTGGCAATGCCAGCATCAAATATAGTTGGTTTGGTGGTTCAAAGGAGGACATAACAAAGATTGTTTCCTATGGATTTGGTCTAAATGAAATGTCTCAAAATAATGGATTGTATGGTTCTGGTGTTTATCTTACTCCGGATTCTTCTCCTTTAGAAAG TGCGTGCAATTCGCCGGTTGATAAGGATGGTCTAAGACATCTTTTGTTGACTCGAGTTATAATGGGGAAATCAGAGGTTGTATCGATTGGTTCTGAGCAGTGTCAGCCTAGTTCTGAAGAATTTGATTCGGGAATGGACAATCTTCAGACCCCTACCAAGTATATTGTTTGGAGCACCCACATGAACACTCATACCTTGCCTGAGTACATTGTGAGTTTCAGAGCTCCCCCTAGCTTAGCAG GATTTGTAAGAACTAAAAGGCAGCCATGTGAACCAACTTCACCTTGGATGCCATTTCCAGTTCTAATTTCAGAACTCTCAAAGTTCTTACCTACACAATCTGTTTCCTTGATCCGCAAGCATCATGAAGCTCACAAA GAGAGGAAGCTTTCAAGAAATGAACTGATACAACGATTAAGACATCTAGCAGGAGATAGGCTGTTGATTGCAATTATCAAGTCATTCAGAACCAAG CAACTTAAGGCTCGCACAGGCCTTAAATAG
- the LOC126702604 gene encoding uncharacterized protein LOC126702604: protein MQESSVLSVSPLSPPSFNSYSSEKLSDIAARVVEELRKESESDPDSDIFNWAPKTTQPQPQQQQQEEDKAKDNNNNNSDKEKREYEEEEEEKEDDDDDFEFAFVCREPDTTTISADEIFSNGQIRPTYPIFDQSLLLSLYDSHIEKTNTTTATTTTMRTTAISTTKAPPSSFRRPPLRKLMIEEQERDRDTSCSSSEADDLEGVPDGSYCVWTPHSSSSCKKSHSTGSSSKRWRFRDLLYRSNSDGKDTFVFLTPSKKAEKIPVRNNSSNSNSNSNSNNNKKTTVVNKVAEENKRKSFLPYRKDLVGFFTNANGLSKSLQPF, encoded by the coding sequence ATGCAAGAAAGTTCAGTGCTTTCCGTATCTCCATTATCTCCACCAAGCTTCAACAGCTACTCTTCGGAAAAGCTCTCAGATATCGCCGCCAGAGTCGTGGAGGAGCTTCGAAAAGAATCTGAATCCGACCCAGATTCTGATATCTTCAACTGGGCTCCGAAAACTACACAACCTCAacctcaacaacaacaacaagaagaagacaaagcaaaagacaacaacaacaacaacagcgaCAAAGAGAAGCGTGAGTacgaggaagaagaagaagaaaaagaagatgacgATGATGATTTCGAGTTTGCTTTTGTTTGTAGAGAGCCAGACACGACAACAATCTCGGCCGACGAGATCTTCTCCAACGGTCAGATAAGACCCACTTACCCAATCTTCGACCAAAGCTTGCTTCTATCTCTATACGATTCCCACATCGAAAAAACAaacaccaccaccgccaccaccaccactatgAGAACAACAGCTATCTCCACCACCAAAGCGCCGCCGTCGTCGTTTCGTCGTCCTCCTCTTAGAAAGCTCATGATCGAGGAGCAAGAACGAGATCGTGACACGTCGTGCTCTTCCTCCGAAGCCGATGACCTTGAAGGTGTCCCAGATGGGAGCTACTGCGTTTGGACCCCACACAGTTCTTCTTCATGCAAGAAGAGCCACTCAACTGGGTCGTCCTCGAAGAGATGGAGATTTCGGGACTTGCTTTACCGGAGCAATAGTGATGGCAAGGACACTTTCGTCTTTTTGACACCGAGCAAGAAGGCTGAGAAGATTCCTGTAAGAAACAACAGCAGCAACAGCAATAGCAATAGCAatagcaacaacaacaagaagacTACTGTAGTTAATAAGGTTGCAGAGGAGAATAAGAGGAAGTCATTCTTGCCTTACAGGAAGGACTTGGTGGGTTTTTTCACTAATGCCAATGGCCTCAGTAAGAGTTTGCAGCCATTCTAA